The following proteins come from a genomic window of Chanos chanos chromosome 15, fChaCha1.1, whole genome shotgun sequence:
- the LOC115828231 gene encoding trace amine-associated receptor 13c-like translates to MEENQQIQYCFPLQNLSCMKALRTRGEYIMMYIFFASLSVLTVFLNLLVIISISHFKQLHTPTNFLILSLAVSDLIVGFFVMPFEGMRLTENCWYFGDVFCSVYPLICYIVISASLGNMVFISIDRYIAVSDPFRYTSLVTTGKTLICILISWFCSFMYSVSILFNHLFYPETHGTCYGECVLVNSFAWLFIDLFCSLIAPCFVVCSLYMRIFCIVRRQAIMIKSVKVNLKSNDDGVASKSERKAAKTLGIVVAIYMLCWVPYYITILVEGGMNSASSLTNFFAWVMNMNSCVNPIIYALFYPWFRVSVKHVLTLKIFEPSSSYLTLLS, encoded by the coding sequence ATGGAAGAAAACCAACAAATTCAGTATTGCTTTCCACTTCAAAACCTCTCCTGTATGAAGGCTTTGCGGACTAGAGGAGAATACATCATGATGTACATATTTTTTGCCTCTTTGTCAGTGTTAACAGTGTTCTTGAATCTGCTGGTGATCATCTCTATTTCTCACTTCAAGCAGCTCCACACTCCAACCAacttcctcatcctctctctggctgtgtcaGATCTGATTGTAGGATTTTTTGTCATGCCCTTCGAGGGCATGAGACTAACTGAAAATTGCTGGTACTTTGGGGatgtgttttgctctgtttaccCGTTGATTTGCTATATTGTTATATCAGCATCTCTAGGCAATATGGTTTTCATATCCATTGACCGCTATATCGCTGTGAGTGATCCATTTCGCTATACTTCTTTAGTAACCACAGGTAAAACTTTGATTTGCATATTAATTAGctggttttgttcttttatgtaTTCTGTGAGCatattatttaatcatttattttatccAGAGACACATGGCACATGCTACGGAGAGTGTGTGCTCGTCAACAGCTTTGCTTGGCTTTTTATTGACCTTTTTTGTTCCTTAATTGCACCATGCTTTGTTGTGTGCTCCTTGTATATGAGGATATTTTGCATTGTAAGACGTCAGGCTATTATGATTAAGTCTGTTAAAGTAAATTTAAAATCTAATGATGATGGTGTGGCTTCCAAATCTGAGAGGAAAGCAGCAAAAACTTTAGGTATAGTTGTTGCAATTTATATGCTCTGTTGGGTACCATATTACATCACCATTCTAGTTGAGGGTGGTATGAATTCTGCATCATCTTTAACCAATTTTTTTGCTTGGGTTATGAATATGAACTCATGCGTGAACCCAATAATATATGCGCTGTTTTACCCTTGGTTCAGAGTATCAGTTAAGCATGTATTAACACTCAAAATATTTGAGCCATCATCTTCATATCTTACTTTGTTATCCTAG
- the LOC115828232 gene encoding trace amine-associated receptor 13c-like, with protein MDNSLTVEENQQIQYCFPLQNLSCMKALRTNGENIMMYIYFASLSVLTVFLNLLAIISISHFKQLHTPTNFLILSLAVSDLIVGFFVMPLEAIRLIENCWYFGDVFCSIYPLICYIVISASLGNMVFISIDRYIAVSDPFRYTCLITTGKTLICILICWSCSLFYSLGILFNHLFYPETHGTCYGECVLIISFTWVIIDLFVSLIAPCSVVCSLYMRIFCIARHQANVIKSVKVNLTFEDNGVASKSERKAAKTLGIVVAIYMLSWVPYYISIVVAGGLNSTSSLTNFFAWLMSMNSCVNPIIYALFYPWFRVSVKHILTLKIFEPSSSYLTLVH; from the coding sequence ATGGATAACAGCCTTACAGTGGAAGAAAACCAACAAATTCAGTATTGCTTTCCACTTCAAAACCTTTCTTGTATGAAGGCTTTGCGGACTAATGGAGAAAACATCATGATGTACATATATTTTGCCTCTTTGTCAGTGTTAACAGTGTTCTTGAACCTGCTGGCGATCATCTCTATTTCTCACTTCAAGCAGCTCCACACTCCAACCAacttcctcatcctctctctggctgtatCAGATCTGATTGTAGGATTTTTTGTCATGCCCTTGGAGGCCATTCGACTAATTGAAAATTGCTGGTACTTTGGGGATGTGTTTTGCTCCATTTACCCGTTGATTTGCTATATTGTTATATCAGCATCTCTAGGCAATATGGTTTTCATATCCATTGACCGCTATATCGCTGTGAGTGATCCATTTCGCTATACTTGTTTAATAACGACAGGTAAAACTTTGATTTGCATATTAATTTGCTggtcttgttctcttttttactcTTTGGGCATattgtttaatcatttattttatccAGAGACACATGGCACATGCTATGGAGAGTGTGTGCTCATCATCAGCTTCACTTGGGTTATTATTGACCTTTTTGTTTCCTTAATTGCACCATGTTCTGTTGTGTGCTCCCTGTATATGAGGATATTTTGCATTGCAAGACATCAGGCTAATGTCATTAAGTCTGTTAAAGTAAATCTCACATTTGAGGACAATGGTGTGGCTTCTAAGTCTGAGAGGAAAGCAGCAAAAACTTTAGGTATAGTTGTTGCAATTTATATGCTCTCTTGGGTACCATATTACATTTCCATTGTGGTTGCAGGTGGTTTGAATTCTACATCATCCTTAACCAATTTTTTTGCCTGGCTTATGAGTATGAACTCATGCGTGAACCCAATAATATATGCGCTGTTTTATCCTTGGTTCAGAGTATCAGTGAAGCACATATTAACACTCAAAATATTTGAGCCATCATCTTCATATCTTACTTTGGTACACTAG
- the LOC115828233 gene encoding trace amine-associated receptor 13c-like: MDNTLAVKENHEIQYCFPFYNFSCLRAVRTNGENIMMYIFFASLSVLTVFLNLLVIISISHFKQLHTPTNLLILSLAVSDLIVGFFVMPLEIIRLIENCWYFGDVFCSIYPLICYIVISASLGNLVFISIDRYIAVSDPLHYTSLVTKGKTLICILICWSCSLFYSVSILFNHLFYPETHGTCYGECVLIISFTWVVIDLFVSLIAPCSVVCSLYMRIFCIARHQANVIKSVEVNFTFEDNGVASKSERKAAKTLGIVVAIYMLCWVPFYISILAEGSISSASFYSSFFSWVMNMNSCMNPIIYALFYPWFRVSVKHTLTLRIFEPSSSYISLVH, translated from the coding sequence ATGGATAACACCCTTGCAGTGAAAGAAAACCATGAGATTCAGTATTGCTTTCCATTTTACAACTTTTCTTGTTTGAGGGCAGTGCGGACTAATGGAGAAAACATCATGATGTACATATTTTTTGCTTCTTTGTCAGTGTTAACAGTGTTCTTGAACCTCCTAGTGATAATCTCTATTTCCCACTTTAAGCAGCTCCACACTCCAACCAACTTGCTCATTCTCTCGCTGGCTGTGTCAGATCTGATTGTTGGATTCTTTGTTATGCCCTTGGAGATCATTCGACTAATTGAAAATTGCTGGTACTTTGGGGATGTGTTTTGCTCCATTTACCCATTGATTTGCTATATTGTTATATCAGCATCTCTTGGCAACCTTGTTTTTATATCTATTGACCGCTATATTGCTGTGAGTGATCCATTGCACTATACTTCTTTAGTAACCAAAGGTAAAACTTTGATTTGTATATTAATTTGCTggtcttgttctcttttttattctgtgagcATATTGTTTAATCATTTGTTTTATCCAGAGACACATGGCACATGCTACGGAGAGTGCGTGCTCATCATCAGCTTCACTTGGGTTGTTATTGACCTTTTTGTTTCCTTAATTGCACCATGTTCTGTTGTGTGCTCCCTGTATATGAGGATATTTTGCATTGCAAGACATCAAGCTAATGTGATAAAGTCTGTTGAAGTAAATTTCACATTTGAGGACAATGGTGTGGCTTCTAAGTCTGAGAGGAAAGCAGCAAAAACTTTAGGTATAGTTGTTGCAATTTATATGCTCTGTTGGGTACCATTTTACATTTCCATTCTGGCTGAGGGTAGCATTAGTTCTGCATCATTTTACAGCAGTTTTTTCTCCTGGGTTATGAACATGAACTCATGCATGAACCCTATAATATATGCATTGTTTTATCCTTGGTTCAGGGTATCAGTGAAACACACTTTAACACTCAGAATATTTGAGCCATCATCTTCATATATATCTTTGGTACACTAG